One window from the genome of Streptomyces sp. NBC_00597 encodes:
- a CDS encoding recombinase family protein — translation MSNDFKRVEAHDCPMSTCAAPAGSPCRTGKGKVAIQYHTARFRLVPQLAKVLSVPTPAVRKPGSVWTELPRPVSAGAETVGHVRLGYARASTSRQSLDAQLDSLAEAGVTRVFSEKISTRAAKRPKLEAAVKLAGEIRSSGVAVTLVVHEHKRLGRGIELAMLAEELKASDVGLEFLSGELKGSHDPSGIVFTVLAVMSGMEREYIRDRTLEGHESARKRGKTIGGAGVTDDDMLSMALHLRNQEMSLRGIAKRLIITTGAKRGQHPSPATVMRMLREHDEQAATAVSK, via the coding sequence GTGAGCAACGACTTCAAGCGCGTTGAAGCGCACGACTGCCCGATGTCCACCTGCGCCGCCCCTGCGGGCTCCCCGTGCCGGACCGGCAAGGGCAAGGTGGCGATCCAGTACCACACCGCCCGCTTCCGGCTCGTGCCCCAACTCGCCAAGGTGCTCAGCGTGCCGACCCCCGCCGTACGCAAGCCGGGGTCTGTGTGGACGGAGCTGCCCAGGCCGGTGAGCGCCGGCGCCGAGACGGTCGGTCACGTCCGCCTCGGGTATGCCCGTGCCTCGACCTCCCGGCAGTCCCTTGACGCACAGCTCGACTCCCTCGCCGAGGCCGGGGTGACGCGGGTCTTCTCGGAGAAGATCTCCACCCGCGCCGCGAAGCGGCCCAAGCTGGAGGCTGCCGTGAAGCTCGCCGGGGAGATCCGTTCCTCCGGCGTCGCTGTGACACTGGTCGTCCACGAGCACAAGCGTCTCGGCCGCGGCATCGAACTCGCCATGCTCGCCGAAGAGCTGAAGGCGAGCGATGTCGGCCTGGAGTTCCTCTCCGGGGAACTGAAGGGCTCGCACGACCCCTCCGGGATCGTGTTCACCGTGCTCGCTGTCATGTCCGGCATGGAGCGCGAGTACATCCGCGACCGCACCCTCGAAGGCCACGAGTCCGCCCGCAAGCGCGGCAAGACCATCGGAGGCGCAGGCGTCACGGACGACGACATGCTGTCCATGGCCCTTCACCTGCGCAACCAGGAGATGAGCCTTCGCGGCATCGCCAAGAGGCTCATCATCACGACCGGCGCGAAGAGGGGTCAGCATCCGTCGCCCGCCACCGTCATGCGGATGCTCCGCGAACACGACGAGCAGGCCGCCACGGCGGTGAGCAAGTGA
- a CDS encoding SseB family protein — protein MELTGEIAAVRDGQGDPARLVGEFRRAVLLAPLADGPGGGLMSAVQGGIRWFFAFTDEEALARFVQARGAGDQEWEYLAILGARLVDAVVPMVDGPAGVAVNVADENGSMFFPPVAGIVPDAYAVDVDHGDAA, from the coding sequence ATGGAGTTGACGGGGGAGATTGCGGCCGTTCGGGATGGGCAGGGTGATCCGGCGCGGCTGGTGGGGGAGTTCCGCCGTGCCGTTCTGCTCGCCCCGCTCGCGGACGGCCCCGGCGGTGGTCTGATGTCCGCCGTTCAGGGCGGGATCCGCTGGTTCTTCGCGTTCACGGACGAAGAGGCATTGGCCCGGTTCGTACAGGCGCGCGGCGCCGGCGACCAGGAGTGGGAGTACCTGGCGATCCTGGGCGCCCGTCTCGTGGATGCGGTGGTTCCGATGGTCGATGGTCCGGCGGGGGTGGCCGTGAACGTGGCAGATGAGAATGGTTCGATGTTTTTCCCGCCGGTCGCGGGGATCGTCCCTGACGCGTACGCGGTGGATGTCGATCACGGGGACGCGGCCTGA
- a CDS encoding IS3 family transposase: MTALVDEHPHLGVEPVLRELNIPSTTYYRWRQAETEPCERHRRDAELTSRIRQVHDESGGIYGSPRVHAVLKREGTRVGRKRVERLMRQAGLAGISPRRSKSFTRRDPDADLAPDLVQRDFTASGPNRLWVTDLTMITTLEGPLWLSAIRDAFSRRVVAWETSARADADLVLTTLEYALASREATPGELIHHADHGCQYTSVKLTTRLVRAGIQASMGSVGDSFDNALAENLWMLIKTEGVRGRVFATRAEANLALFEYIDGFYNPRRIQKRLGYLSPIEYEEKHYADQAAAEQVNLTPRQPALAS, from the coding sequence GTGACGGCGCTCGTCGACGAGCACCCGCACCTGGGGGTCGAGCCCGTACTCCGGGAACTGAACATCCCCTCCACCACCTACTACCGTTGGCGCCAGGCCGAGACCGAGCCGTGCGAACGGCACCGTCGGGACGCCGAGCTGACCAGCAGGATCCGTCAGGTCCACGACGAGTCCGGCGGGATCTACGGCTCACCCCGCGTGCACGCCGTCCTCAAGCGCGAGGGCACGCGCGTCGGCCGCAAGCGCGTCGAACGGCTCATGCGCCAGGCCGGCCTCGCCGGGATCAGCCCTCGCCGGAGCAAGAGCTTCACCCGACGCGACCCGGACGCGGATCTGGCCCCTGACCTGGTGCAACGCGACTTCACCGCGAGCGGGCCGAACCGGCTGTGGGTCACCGACCTGACCATGATCACGACGCTGGAGGGCCCGCTGTGGCTCTCCGCGATCCGCGACGCGTTCTCCCGCCGGGTGGTGGCCTGGGAAACCTCTGCCCGCGCGGACGCGGACCTGGTCCTGACCACACTGGAGTACGCCCTGGCCAGCCGCGAAGCCACCCCCGGCGAGCTCATTCACCATGCGGACCACGGCTGTCAATACACATCCGTGAAGCTCACGACACGCCTGGTCAGGGCAGGGATCCAGGCATCCATGGGCTCGGTCGGCGACTCGTTCGACAACGCCCTCGCGGAGAACCTGTGGATGCTGATCAAGACCGAGGGCGTCCGCGGCCGCGTCTTCGCCACCCGGGCCGAGGCGAACCTCGCGCTCTTCGAGTACATCGACGGTTTCTACAACCCCCGCCGCATCCAGAAACGGCTCGGCTACCTCAGCCCGATCGAGTACGAGGAGAAGCACTACGCCGACCAGGCAGCAGCCGAACAAGTGAACCTGACACCACGTCAACCCGCCCTGGCCAGCTAG
- a CDS encoding transposase, with protein sequence MPAPRKYPLELRERAVRMYRTAEPKPVIRRMAEDLGVHHEALRNWIRQAEADAGERGDLLTTAEREELAALRKENVQLKRANEVLRTASAFFAAQLDPTRPR encoded by the coding sequence ATGCCCGCACCGAGGAAGTACCCGTTGGAGTTGCGTGAGCGTGCGGTACGGATGTATCGGACCGCCGAGCCGAAGCCCGTGATCCGCCGCATGGCCGAGGATCTCGGCGTGCACCACGAGGCCCTGCGTAACTGGATCCGGCAGGCCGAGGCCGACGCCGGCGAGCGAGGAGACCTGCTCACCACCGCCGAGCGCGAGGAACTGGCCGCCCTGCGGAAGGAGAATGTCCAGCTCAAGCGGGCGAACGAGGTCCTGCGGACGGCCTCGGCTTTTTTCGCGGCCCAGCTCGACCCGACCCGGCCCAGGTGA
- a CDS encoding tetratricopeptide repeat protein — protein sequence MERKPDPVHLDQDSRRDPRLTRPLLPTDLRRRTLALHERDLATYLSNLGALMSMAGRLDEALPVTEEAVEIWRRLAVGNPAAYEPDLATSLSNLGNRLAEAGRPDEAVTVAEEAVEIQRRLAVGNPAAYEPDLAGYLSNLGNRLAEAERRDEAVTVAEEAVEIQPRLAVGNPAAYEPDLATSLSILGPILAWAGRFDEGSTTIGEAVEIWRRLAAANPATHEPNLAKALTLRAILLASSGDLSGALQDTEEAEAICRNHIVTTPSVIAPLHAALAVQAELLDNLGRQREAQDVRRWLAANPVQRGHDE from the coding sequence GTGGAACGAAAACCCGACCCCGTTCACCTGGACCAAGACAGCCGAAGAGATCCTCGACTCACTCGCCCGCTTCTGCCAACGGATCTCCGGCGCAGGACACTAGCTCTCCACGAGCGTGACCTGGCCACGTACCTGTCGAACCTTGGCGCCCTCATGTCCATGGCGGGACGGCTGGACGAAGCCCTCCCGGTCACAGAGGAGGCTGTGGAGATCTGGCGTCGGCTGGCCGTCGGCAACCCAGCCGCCTACGAACCCGACCTTGCCACGTCGCTGTCAAACCTCGGCAACCGGCTGGCGGAGGCGGGACGGCCGGACGAAGCGGTGACCGTCGCTGAGGAGGCTGTGGAGATCCAGCGTCGGCTGGCCGTCGGCAACCCGGCCGCCTACGAACCCGACCTCGCCGGCTACCTGTCTAACCTTGGCAACCGGCTGGCGGAGGCGGAACGGCGGGACGAGGCGGTGACCGTCGCTGAGGAGGCTGTGGAGATCCAGCCGCGGCTGGCCGTCGGCAACCCGGCCGCCTACGAACCCGACCTCGCCACCTCGCTATCCATCCTCGGCCCTATCCTGGCGTGGGCAGGGCGGTTTGACGAAGGCTCAACCACTATCGGGGAGGCGGTGGAGATCTGGCGTCGGCTGGCCGCCGCCAACCCAGCCACCCACGAACCCAACCTGGCCAAGGCACTGACTCTCAGGGCCATACTTCTGGCGTCGAGTGGCGACCTCTCCGGCGCACTGCAGGACACAGAGGAAGCCGAGGCGATCTGCCGCAACCACATTGTCACGACACCCTCTGTAATCGCACCCTTGCATGCCGCATTGGCCGTGCAAGCGGAGCTGCTCGACAATCTCGGACGCCAGCGGGAGGCACAGGACGTGCGCCGCTGGCTGGCCGCGAATCCAGTTCAGCGCGGTCATGATGAGTAG
- a CDS encoding IS630 family transposase, which produces MTASADVPVPRRGPKLEPLLLSSDERVVLERWVRRASSAQAVALRARIVLACAGADVPPIVVVARELHIAADTVRKWRRRFLAARLDGLVDEPRPGRPPTISVDQVEAVVVGTLEEIPKNATHWSRSSMAARSGLSKSTVGRIWRKFQLKPHLSDTFKLSTDPLFVEKLYDVVGLYFNPPEGAVVLSVDEKSQIQALDRSQPVLPMMPGMPERRTHDYVRNGLTTLFAAFDVATGEVITSLHRRHRAAEFKKFLIKIDKEVPEHLQVHLICDNYGTHKTPAIKTWLAKHPRFHLHFTPTGSSWINQVERWFGFLADQKIRRGAHKSVRSLEADIRAWVKQWNENPTPFTWTKTAEEILDSLARFCQRISGAGH; this is translated from the coding sequence ATGACTGCTTCTGCGGATGTGCCGGTGCCTCGGCGTGGTCCGAAGTTGGAACCGTTGTTGTTGTCTTCCGATGAGCGTGTGGTGTTGGAGCGTTGGGTCCGCAGGGCGTCATCTGCGCAGGCGGTGGCCTTGCGGGCCCGCATCGTGTTGGCGTGTGCCGGTGCTGATGTGCCGCCGATTGTCGTGGTGGCACGGGAGTTGCATATCGCGGCCGACACGGTCCGCAAGTGGCGTCGCCGGTTCCTGGCGGCCCGGCTGGACGGGCTGGTCGACGAGCCCCGGCCTGGCCGGCCACCCACCATCAGCGTTGATCAGGTGGAGGCGGTAGTGGTCGGCACGCTGGAGGAGATCCCGAAGAACGCCACTCACTGGTCGCGTTCATCGATGGCCGCCCGCAGTGGCCTGTCGAAGTCGACAGTGGGCCGGATCTGGCGGAAGTTCCAGCTCAAGCCCCATTTGAGCGACACGTTCAAGCTGTCGACGGACCCGCTGTTCGTGGAGAAGCTCTACGACGTGGTGGGGCTGTATTTCAACCCGCCCGAAGGAGCGGTGGTGCTGTCGGTGGACGAGAAGTCCCAGATCCAGGCTCTTGACCGCTCTCAGCCAGTGCTGCCGATGATGCCCGGCATGCCCGAGCGCCGCACTCACGACTATGTTCGCAACGGGCTGACCACCTTGTTCGCGGCCTTCGACGTCGCGACCGGTGAAGTCATCACCTCACTGCACCGTCGCCACCGGGCCGCGGAGTTCAAGAAGTTCCTCATCAAGATCGACAAAGAGGTCCCCGAACACCTTCAGGTCCACCTGATCTGCGACAACTACGGCACCCACAAAACCCCGGCCATCAAGACGTGGCTGGCCAAACACCCACGGTTCCACCTGCACTTCACACCCACCGGCTCCTCCTGGATCAACCAGGTTGAGCGATGGTTCGGCTTCCTCGCGGACCAGAAGATCCGCCGTGGCGCCCACAAGAGTGTGCGCTCCCTGGAAGCCGACATCCGAGCCTGGGTCAAGCAGTGGAACGAAAACCCGACCCCGTTCACCTGGACCAAGACAGCCGAAGAGATCCTCGACTCACTCGCCCGCTTCTGCCAACGGATCTCCGGCGCAGGACACTAG